Part of the Labilibaculum antarcticum genome, TGTCATAAAAAAAGCAACAACTATGAAATTAAGTATTCTCTTCATATCGACCTTAAACTAAAATTTGTATTTGTTTCCGAGTCAATGTTAAGAAGAAAACATGAGCGTATCAGCACGTATTTAGCTACTTAAACAGTGTGTATTTGATAATAAGGTGCGTATTTGATAATATATAGGGGGTAGATGAGATGAAGTATCGTTTTTAAATTAACAATTCCAGAAAATTTAATTCTCGTTAAAAGTTACCAACTTCAAAATAAGTAGGTATAGAAACAATTAGAAGGACTAAAAAAGAATAAATATTCATACGATTATAATTTTAAGTTTTTGTCATATGGCCCCGAAAGCTTTCGGGATTACCATGCTGAGATAATCATCTCCCTGTGTGTCAAAATCACTTTGGCATGGACGTTTCATGTAAAAAAAAACCTGCCCCAATAGGACAGGTTTAGTAAAAATTATCAAAATAATCTAGAATAAGTAGATCCAATTATTTTAGTTCCACTTCTGTTATATTACTATAATTTTTTCCGCGGATATTTTCAAATTCAGTAAGCATTTCTTTCAATTTCTCAGGATTAGTCGTTGCTAAATTGTTTTGCTGATCAATATCTTCTTTAATATTGTAAAGTTGATAAGCCTTTGAATTCCCTATCTCAATATTCACTTGCTTTAGAATCGGAGTACCCTCATATGGAGGAATCATTATCCAATTTCCTTTACGAAATGCAGTTTTAGAATTTGCTTCAACAATCAGGTTTTCTCTTCCTTTGTCGCTCTCTCCCAATAATGCACTTAGCATATCCTGACTGTCTGTTTTTGGAGCTTCGACACCAATTAATTTGGCTATTGAAGCCATTAAATCCATCTGACAAACCAAAACATCTGATTCTTGCGGCTTAATTTTACCTTTCCAATAGGTGATAAATGGAATTCTTGTGCCTGCTTCGAATAAACTGTATTTTCCACCTCTAAATGGTCCTGAAGGTTTGTGCTTTCCTAATTTCTCAACGGCATCATCGTTATAACCGTCATTCAACACCGGACCATTATCGCTTGAGAAAACGATTAAAGTATTCTCCAATAAGCCTTCTTCCTTCATTGTTTTCATGAACTCTCCTATGGTCCAGTCGGCTTCCAAAATTACATCTCCACGTGCACCCATTCCCGATTTTCCAACAAAAGCAGGATTTGGAGTACGAGGTACATGAGGCTGTTGCAATGCGTAATACAAAAAGAAGGGTTCACTTTTATGATCTCGTACATATTGCTGAGCCAATTTCAAAAAGTGACCAGACATTTCTTCATCAACCCATTTCGCCTTTTCGCCACCTTTCATGAATCCAATTCTAGGAATTCCATTCACAATAGTCCCATTGTGACCATGATGCCATTTCAATCTACAAAGCTCTGGATTCTCAAGTCCGGTTTGCTGACCCGCAAAATTCTCTTTGTAGCTTACTTCAATGGGATCATTAGCATCTACACCAACAACATTCCCATTATCGATAAATACAGTAGGAACACGATCTTGAGTCGCAGCCATAATATACGAATAATCGAATCCAACTTCGTTAGGACCCGGAGTTATGTGTTTGTTCCAATCCAAAGCACCATCACCCAAACCTAAATGCCACTTGCCTACAACACCTGTATGGTATCCGTTTGCTTGCATCATTTTAGGAAGTGTAGGTTGATCTGTACCAATTAATAAGGGAGCACTGCCAGCAAGTATCTTTGCATCTTTATTTCTCCAAGGATAAGATCCTGTTAACAGTGCATATCTACTTGGCGTGCAAGTTGCTGATGATGCATAACCATTGGTGAATCGGATTCCTCCTTCGGCAATTGCATCAATATTTGGTGTTTGCAATTCAGTTGCGCCATATGAACTTAAATCGCCGTAGCCCAAATCATCCATATAGATAACCACAACGTTTGGTTTTGCACTCTTCTCTTCATCCGTTTTTTTTGCTGGTTGACATCCTGCAATTAAAATTGGCACTAATAAAATCGACCAGATTAAATTTTTCATTTTCATAAACTTCATTTTTTAATCAGCAATAAATACTTTTGAGCTATTATTATTTTGAGCGGTGAATCATTTCTGATTACCTATATTAATTCTTACCCTTTACTTATTTCACTTGCCTTCTACATACCGAATACATTCCTAATGAGTAAAAATTATACCTTCGATACTTTTTAGTACAATAGTAGGTATTATGAACCTGTCATAATAGTGGTATATAAACAATTTTTAAGGGGGCATTTGATATTTCCTAAACATCTACAACTACAATGCTTGAACTAATTACATAAACTTGCCTTTACAGAATTAGTAGAGATATGACGAATCGCATTTTTCGGAAAACAGATAATCCTTATCTTGTAGCATCTACAAAACACTAAAAAGAAACAAAATACTATGAAACGTCCATGTATAAAGCTTTCTACACACAGGGAGATGATTATATGGTAAGTTCCATATGACAAAAACTTAAAATTATAAACATATGAAAAATATTTTTGTATTTACCCTTGTACTAATTGGCATCTCCTTTTCATCCATGGCTCAATATGCTGATTATTTTACAAGTGCTACAATGCGTCTGGACTATAACCATGTGGGAAATTCGGGTGAAGAACACTTCGCTTTCGATCAAATGGTGAATGATGGCGACTGGGCAGGCAGTAAAACTGTTTTACTTGACAATCTGAAACTGGGAAAATATTTTTTCGAAGTAAAAGACTCTAAAACTGGTACACTGCTCTACTCACGAGGATTTGCAAGTATTTATGGCGAATGGGAAACTACACCGGAAGCAAAAACAGAATGGGGAAGTTTTCATGAATCTCTTCGTTTTCCCTGGCCTAAAAATGAGGTGGCTGTCACAATATCAAAACGTAATATTAACAATGGCTTCGATCCCATATGGACTTATAATGTGAATCCAAAACATTACCGTTCATTCTCCAGCCCAGTAAAAAATCATTACAATACAATTGATATTGTAGTGAACGGAAAACCTGAACATCAAGTTGACATTGTTGTTTTAGGAGAAGGTTACGCAAAAGAAGATATGGGGAAATTTAAAAAGGATGCACAGCGCTTTGCTGAAGTTCTTTTAAATACCGAACCTTATGCTTCATTTAAGGATAAATTTTCGATCAGAGCGGTAGAAACTCCATCTCCCGATTCTGGCGTGAATCATTCTCATCAGGATATCCACACCCGATCAGCTCTTTCAGTTACCTACGGAGCTTTTGATTCGGAACGATATGCGCTTGGGTTCGATAATAAAACCATTCGGAACGCAGCAGCAGCAGTACCCTATGAATTTACGGCCATTTTAATGAATGACTCCATTTATGGTGGTGGCGGTATCTACAACTTATACATCACTGCTGCGGTTGATAATGCTTTTCAGGAATACTTGTTTGTTCATGAATTTGGTCATCATTTTGCTGATTTGGCTGACGAGTATTACACATCTGCAACAGCTTACGAAATGGACGCCAAGCATTTGGAACCTTGGGAACTAAATGTAACGGCCAATGCTGATCCCGAAACAATTAAATGGAAAGACATCGTTACTCCTGGCACACCAATTCCAACTCCATGGGAGAAAGAAAAATACGATGAGAACAGCATTGCCGTTCAGAAAAAGCGTGTTGAGTTACGAAAATCTAAAGTTGATGAAAAAGTAATGGAAGATTTCTTTCTGAAACAAAAAGCATGGGATAATGAGCTTTTATCCAATATGAAATATAGTGGTAAAGTAGGTGCTTTCGAAGGAGCTCAATACAAGTCAAAAGGTTTGTACCGAAGTGCTGCAAATTGCATCATGTTTACCCGTCACGATAAATTTTGCCCTGCCTGCCAACGGGCAATCAAACTGGTAATCGATCAAAACACGAAGTAAAAACGAAAGCTGGATAAACTAAAAAGCGATTCATATTTAAATGAATCGCTTTTTTTTAATACCTCTCAAAAAGAGTAGACCCAAGCCTTTCAACTCTTATTTCCAAACACATACAACCTCTACAATAAAATATCCCGACTTCTTTGAGGCCGGGATATTTTTTAATTCTTTTTAAATACGATTTACATCTTGCCGATATTCAATTGCCATTTCCAGGCTGAAAGAAGGGTCGCATCAAGAGTACTCTCTGCTTTCCATCCTAATTCTTCATTTGCTAAGGTGGTATCGGCATATATTTGTTCGATATCGCCAGCTCGACGAGCTACTATTTTATGAGGAACTTTCTCTCCTGTTGCTCTTTCGAATGATTTAATAATCTCAAGAACAGAAACTCCATTACCTGTTCCAATATTAAAATATTCGTAATTTTCCTTGTTCTTGTTTTTTAATAGCCTTTCAATAGCTACTACATGTGCCTTGGCTAAATCTACAACATGAATGTAGTCGCGAATGGCTGAACCATCGGCGGTATCATAATCATTACCAAAAACACTCAACTCTGGACGAATACCAGCCACAGTTTGTGTTAGGAAAGGAATTAAGTTATTGGGTACGCCCAATGGCAACTCACCAATTTTAGCAGTTGCATGTGCCCCAATTGGGTTGAAATACCTTAGTGCGATTCCTTTTAATGATGGATATGCTTTAATCGTATCTCGAATGATATCCTCACAAATAACTTTCGTATTTCCGTAAGGTGATTCAGCTTCTTTTCTTGGTGTTTGCTCCGTTACCGGTAAATGCTCTGGCTGTCCATATACAGTACAAGAAGATGAAAACACAAGATTAGATACATTAAACTCAATCATTGAATCCATGATATTTAGTAAAGAGCTCAAGTTATTATGATAATACATCAATGGTTTATCAACCGATTCTCCAACCGCTTTCGATGCAGCAAAATGTATAATTGCTTCTATATCTGAATATTTCTGAAAGAAATCTTTTACTTTTTGTTTGTCCGTTAAATCAAACTGCTCGAATTTTGGTCGAATGCCGGATATTTTCTTAATCTGATCCAGCACTTCAATTTTTGAATTCGAAAGGTTATCAACAATCACAACATCGTAGCCACTGTTTTGCAATTCCACAACGGTATGTGATCCTATAAAACCGGTTCCTCCGGTAACAAGAATTTGTTTGCTCATTTAGTTTAATTTAGGATTAACAATAAAAACAAATTTACATTAGTTGACTTTCAAAAACAATAATAGTGAAGTCTAATAGTTGATAAAGGCAGATAACTTCACAATTAATTAAACTAAGCTTGTAATCTTCTTACTGAATGTTTACTTATTCTGTAGAATTCGCTTTTATCAAGTTTTAAACTTCTGTTGTTCCCCCTTCTTTCATATTTTAAATCTATTGGTCCATTTGTTTTTCATGCACCACAAGAAAAATAAGCCATTCGTACTGAGAAACCAATAAGTGAAGCATTTCAAACTGCGGAATCAAGCCTTTCCAGTATCAAGGGAAAAATTTCAGCTGAAACTAAAAAAGAAGTAAGTTGGGAAGAAACGATAAATTCTGATATGTATTTGGGACCTAAATCTTAGGTAATTGCGTCGGCTTCTATTTCAAAAGAGATACCCAAACCCGGAAGTGGCCCGAATTAAAAAAGCCTGTCTCTGCTGGACAGGCTTATGGTAACAAGCTCATTTAAAATCTATTTCAACTCCTTATTTTTAAGAACTTGCCATGGTATCAATTCTGATTTATAGTAGTTAATATTCATAAATTCAAATCTTTCTTGTTGCATTCCAAGGCGAAATTTATACTCGTCCCATGAATGGTTTTCAACAGGAGACCATCCTAATTCTGCGTAACCTGGAAGACGTGGAAACACAAGAAACTCGATGTCATCCATAGTTTCAACTGTTTCAGTCCAAAGAGGAGCTTCAATCCCCAGAATATCCTTCTTAGCTATTCCTTCTACAATACTTTCCAGAGTCCAATTGTAAGCCTTGTCAACAGGAACAAAACCGGCCCAGTGCAGACCCAATGGACATAATGAATCGTACTGCATATCCATATAAGCAAGTGAAGCAGGAGACATTATAACTTTTACGTTTTGCTTTACGGCCTTTACTGCATTTTCTGGTTTGGTTTGCCAAAACTGAGCCACAGAGCTTTCATCAAGAGATGCAGCAGCAACATCAGCCCATCCCATCATCTTCTTACCATGAGACTGAACAATTTTCTGCACTCTATTCACAAACTTGATGTAATCTTTCTTTTTGGTTACATGCGATTCGTCTCCTCCGATATGAATATACTCACCAGGAGTGATAGCAGCCAATTCGCGAATCACATCATCAACAAATTGGTAGGTAATTTCTTTATCAGTAGCCAAAGTGCTGAATCCAACTCGTGTTCCTGTATACAATTCACAAGCTTTATTATCAGCATTTAATTCAGCATAAGAAGCCAAAGCGGCATTCGTGTGACCTGGCATGTCGATTTCAGGAATAATTGTAATGTAACGCTCCTTGGCATACTGCACAATTTCTTGATATTCTTCCTGTGTGTAGTATCCACCTTTCCCGCCACCAACTTGTGTCTTTCCACCAATTTCTGTTAGTTTAGGCCACGATTTTATTTCAATTCTCCATCCCTGATCATCGGAAAGATGCAGATGCAAAACATTCATTTTATATGCAGCCAAATAATCAATGTATTGCTTAACATCCTCAATACCGAAAAAGTGTCGTACCACATCCAACATGGCTCCGCGATATCCATACTGCGGATAATCCATAATTGTTCCACTGGCAATTAACCAAGGACCTTTCTGCAAACTATCTGATTCTATTTTTGCAGGTAAAAGTTGCCGAATTGTTTGCACTCCACGAAAGATACCTTCAGGTTTAAAAGCCTCCAGAGTGATTTTTTTAGACTCAATGATCAAATTATATCCTTCTTCACCCAAATCTTTTTGGTTCTCATTTATAATCAGAGAGATTCCTCTACTTCCCAAGGGTTTCTTCAACTCTTTTATTTCGGTCTTGAATCCTGTCGAAGGAGCGATGAAATCGGCCAGATAGGCTGCTATTTCTCTTACTTCTTCCTTTCCTGTTTGAATATTAATTTGAGTATTCTTTGTCCATTCGAACGAACTTCCTGTTGCAGTTAAACTTACTGGCTTAGGGATCAGATTTTCCTGATTCAAATCTTTAGGAATCGGTTTTTTGCAAGAAAACAACATCATAGGAATGAATAGTAATGCCAATCCAAATTGTAAGAATTTACTCATATTATCATTTTTTGTTTGTTAATATTTCCCTAATATTGCTTGATTTCCCACAAAATCTAATTCACTTTCGGCTTTGATCGTTCCATATTAAAGCGGCCGCCCCAAGTACTGCAGCATCATCGCCTAATTCTGAAGGCAAGAGGCTAATTTTGTTTTTATACAGAAACAGTAAATTCTTCTCCATTGCCTCACGAACAGGTTCAAAAAGAAGTTCTCCAGCCTTTGCCAATCCTCCAAAAAAGAAAATAGCTTTAGGACTAGTTACCGTAGCAATATTCGCCAAAGTTTCCCCTAACATTTTCCCGGTATAGGCAAAGACTTCCATTGCTAGTAAATCCCCGTCATTGGCCGCGTCGGCAACCATTTTCGCAGTCAATTTATTAAACGGGATTTCTCGCAAAGGACTATCGCCCAAATGTTTTGCCAACATCTTATACACAGTTCGTTTTACTCCGGTAGCAGATACATATGTCTCTAAACAACCTCTTCGGCCACAACCACATTCCCGTCCTTCCGGCCTTACAATAATATGTCCAACTTCCCCGGCAAATCCATCATGTCCGTAAAGCAAATCGCCGTTTACAACAATACCACTTCCCAAACCAGTACCCAGAGTAATCATCATATAGTCAGTCATGTTTTTTGCACCTCCAAATATACGCTCACCCAAAGCCGCAGCATTGGCATCATTGGTAAGTTTTACGGGGACATTCATGCGTTCCTTCACCAAACGGGAAATTTCCAAGCATCCTTTCCACCTTAAATTGGCGGCATTTTCGATTGTGCCGGTATGAAAATTTCCATTGGGAGCTCCAATACCAACCCCAATTAATTTAAGATTCTCACTTGAATCTTCAATCGTCTTATCCATTAGATTACACAAGTCATTCAGAAAATCCTCAAATCGTTCTTGCTCCTGAGTGAGAATACTTCCATTTCCCCAGGATTTTCCGTTTGCGTCAACACATGAAAAAACGGTATTGGTTCCTCCTATATCTATACCTACTGCTATATCTGTCATTACAATTTATTCTAATTTGCTTTCAAATAAAAATGATCGTGATGCTAGTCCCGTTGTTGAACCAGCACTACTGCTAATTTGGCCGTAAAAAAACAAAACATATTTACTTATTGAGTCCAAACAGAGCAAGTATGCTAGCTAAATTAAGAAGCAAAGCTAGTTCTTTCTTTATAGTCTTTATAGTAGGCTTCTAATTTAAACGTACCAAATGATGATGGAATATGAAAATCCGGTTCTTCAGAATCTGGTTTCACCCAGGAAATCCATCTCAAATCCGCCTCTTTGTTTCCATCTGGCAAACCCATACAATACCCACGATACAAACCAGCCTCTATTCTATCTTTTTTCAACAATCCTAACTCTTTCAAAGAGGAAAGTTTAATTGAACCTTCCACCACATATCCTTTTGGATTTACCGAAGCTTTCACCTCCAAATTTCCTTCAGGCCATTCCCATTGGTAATCAAAATCGCGATAATATCGGGTCACATAATCCAAGACACGTCCTCGGGCATCCATTTCCAAACAGTAGTACGGATTTAATTTTTCATTTTGTCTAAAAAAAATCTCAACGCGATCACTTTGGACTACCTCCATTTTGTGATCTTCATCAACGTAAGTCAATACATTCTCATCTTCTACGTCGAACCTGAAAAATAATTTATTATCATCATGCAAAGCTCTAAAAGTGGTCTTAGGTTCTTTCTCCTCTTCCCAGGGATAAGAGAAGTCTGAATTGATATTTGCCATTTCCCAAACAGGATGCATTTGTCCCCCAGTAAGGTTCAACATATTGGCTTTTATTCTTTTTACGATATATTCAGTCATTTACTAAAAAAAAGTGGACCGAGAGACAATTGTCTCCCGATCCGGGGTATTTATGTGTGGTAGTTAAAACGGATTTTCCTCAACTGCTTTTTCTAAGTCTTGTGCCATAGCAACAAACTCGTCAGCAGTCATCTCCTTCATATAAACCAAACCATGAGTAGCACGTACCAATGGATGATTGTTTTCGTAGAAGAAATTCTTGCCTAACAGCAATTGAATTTGTTTCAACTGCTGAACCCAAATCTTTTGAGTTAACTCGTTGAATTTGCCATCGTACTCATAACTTGGAAAGGATGCATTTACCTGACTTAAATAACTTTCGCTAAATGAGTTTTCCATAACATCAAGAGCATTCAGTGAAACCGGCACAATAGAATCGGCTTCGGAAGGATGGTATTTAAACCAAACATTTCGGTAACCAATAATTCGAAGTTTCGATAAATCTTCCTCTTCTTTCCACTCCTTAACTGCACCAGCAATAGCTTGCAATACTTTATAATGTGTATCCGGTCCACTTCCTTCCGGATCCATTGCCAAACTAATAATTGTTGGCTTGTGTTTTCTAAATTCTTCCAGTACAGGAAGCATGTCTCTGTTCTTTTCAGGGCTTTCTGTAAACACATCACCTTTATAAAAGCCCAAACGCAAGTGATGAACATTTTTAACCGGAGTACCGAAGTGAGCCCAAACCAACTCCTCTTCAAACTCACGAATCATTCCTTTCATTTTCTGAACTTCAGGAGAATTTTTTCCTCCGTCGTAGCTATTTTCTAAATCGCTGATAATACTTGCGATTTCTTCAGTTAAATGTGATTTATTTCGAACACTCCAAACTTCAACAATGGAACGAATTACACGATGACACAAACCTCTTCGCTTTCCGTTTTGATTGCGGGCCGCAACTGAATTCAAGAAATGATACACATCTTTGTCCCACTTTTTGCTATATCCTACTTCGAAGAAATCAGGATAATCCAGCATTTG contains:
- a CDS encoding sulfatase family protein; its protein translation is MKMKNLIWSILLVPILIAGCQPAKKTDEEKSAKPNVVVIYMDDLGYGDLSSYGATELQTPNIDAIAEGGIRFTNGYASSATCTPSRYALLTGSYPWRNKDAKILAGSAPLLIGTDQPTLPKMMQANGYHTGVVGKWHLGLGDGALDWNKHITPGPNEVGFDYSYIMAATQDRVPTVFIDNGNVVGVDANDPIEVSYKENFAGQQTGLENPELCRLKWHHGHNGTIVNGIPRIGFMKGGEKAKWVDEEMSGHFLKLAQQYVRDHKSEPFFLYYALQQPHVPRTPNPAFVGKSGMGARGDVILEADWTIGEFMKTMKEEGLLENTLIVFSSDNGPVLNDGYNDDAVEKLGKHKPSGPFRGGKYSLFEAGTRIPFITYWKGKIKPQESDVLVCQMDLMASIAKLIGVEAPKTDSQDMLSALLGESDKGRENLIVEANSKTAFRKGNWIMIPPYEGTPILKQVNIEIGNSKAYQLYNIKEDIDQQNNLATTNPEKLKEMLTEFENIRGKNYSNITEVELK
- a CDS encoding M64 family metallopeptidase — its product is MKNIFVFTLVLIGISFSSMAQYADYFTSATMRLDYNHVGNSGEEHFAFDQMVNDGDWAGSKTVLLDNLKLGKYFFEVKDSKTGTLLYSRGFASIYGEWETTPEAKTEWGSFHESLRFPWPKNEVAVTISKRNINNGFDPIWTYNVNPKHYRSFSSPVKNHYNTIDIVVNGKPEHQVDIVVLGEGYAKEDMGKFKKDAQRFAEVLLNTEPYASFKDKFSIRAVETPSPDSGVNHSHQDIHTRSALSVTYGAFDSERYALGFDNKTIRNAAAAVPYEFTAILMNDSIYGGGGIYNLYITAAVDNAFQEYLFVHEFGHHFADLADEYYTSATAYEMDAKHLEPWELNVTANADPETIKWKDIVTPGTPIPTPWEKEKYDENSIAVQKKRVELRKSKVDEKVMEDFFLKQKAWDNELLSNMKYSGKVGAFEGAQYKSKGLYRSAANCIMFTRHDKFCPACQRAIKLVIDQNTK
- the galE gene encoding UDP-glucose 4-epimerase GalE — protein: MSKQILVTGGTGFIGSHTVVELQNSGYDVVIVDNLSNSKIEVLDQIKKISGIRPKFEQFDLTDKQKVKDFFQKYSDIEAIIHFAASKAVGESVDKPLMYYHNNLSSLLNIMDSMIEFNVSNLVFSSSCTVYGQPEHLPVTEQTPRKEAESPYGNTKVICEDIIRDTIKAYPSLKGIALRYFNPIGAHATAKIGELPLGVPNNLIPFLTQTVAGIRPELSVFGNDYDTADGSAIRDYIHVVDLAKAHVVAIERLLKNKNKENYEYFNIGTGNGVSVLEIIKSFERATGEKVPHKIVARRAGDIEQIYADTTLANEELGWKAESTLDATLLSAWKWQLNIGKM
- a CDS encoding beta-N-acetylhexosaminidase, producing MSKFLQFGLALLFIPMMLFSCKKPIPKDLNQENLIPKPVSLTATGSSFEWTKNTQINIQTGKEEVREIAAYLADFIAPSTGFKTEIKELKKPLGSRGISLIINENQKDLGEEGYNLIIESKKITLEAFKPEGIFRGVQTIRQLLPAKIESDSLQKGPWLIASGTIMDYPQYGYRGAMLDVVRHFFGIEDVKQYIDYLAAYKMNVLHLHLSDDQGWRIEIKSWPKLTEIGGKTQVGGGKGGYYTQEEYQEIVQYAKERYITIIPEIDMPGHTNAALASYAELNADNKACELYTGTRVGFSTLATDKEITYQFVDDVIRELAAITPGEYIHIGGDESHVTKKKDYIKFVNRVQKIVQSHGKKMMGWADVAAASLDESSVAQFWQTKPENAVKAVKQNVKVIMSPASLAYMDMQYDSLCPLGLHWAGFVPVDKAYNWTLESIVEGIAKKDILGIEAPLWTETVETMDDIEFLVFPRLPGYAELGWSPVENHSWDEYKFRLGMQQERFEFMNINYYKSELIPWQVLKNKELK
- a CDS encoding ROK family protein; the protein is MTDIAVGIDIGGTNTVFSCVDANGKSWGNGSILTQEQERFEDFLNDLCNLMDKTIEDSSENLKLIGVGIGAPNGNFHTGTIENAANLRWKGCLEISRLVKERMNVPVKLTNDANAAALGERIFGGAKNMTDYMMITLGTGLGSGIVVNGDLLYGHDGFAGEVGHIIVRPEGRECGCGRRGCLETYVSATGVKRTVYKMLAKHLGDSPLREIPFNKLTAKMVADAANDGDLLAMEVFAYTGKMLGETLANIATVTSPKAIFFFGGLAKAGELLFEPVREAMEKNLLFLYKNKISLLPSELGDDAAVLGAAALIWNDQSRK
- a CDS encoding carbohydrate-binding family 9-like protein, producing MTEYIVKRIKANMLNLTGGQMHPVWEMANINSDFSYPWEEEKEPKTTFRALHDDNKLFFRFDVEDENVLTYVDEDHKMEVVQSDRVEIFFRQNEKLNPYYCLEMDARGRVLDYVTRYYRDFDYQWEWPEGNLEVKASVNPKGYVVEGSIKLSSLKELGLLKKDRIEAGLYRGYCMGLPDGNKEADLRWISWVKPDSEEPDFHIPSSFGTFKLEAYYKDYKERTSFAS